GCCGAGATTTACTTTGTATAATAAAATTACTtcgatttgaaataaaattagtgGTCACATATGGATGTTATGGTAAACGAAAAGCTGCAATTTGTTTCTTTCCTACATCGAAATTGACTAAACGTATTAAAAGTTACTTGGGtgttataataaaaattattttcacaatCATGAAAGCAAGCATGCTCTTATTAGCAATTTGTATTTTCCTAgactttttagtaatttttgagTCAAAAACTCCACTTCCatagaaaggaaattaataGATTTTTAGAAACGATTCTCTGAAAGTTAGCATTTTATAAAACCGATAGGGAGGAGTGtcagaaaaattctaaataccaaaccttttgaaaattaaataaaaaatttgaaatttattaaaatattaaaagtcgTCTACGTTAAGGCTAGCTCCGCTTGTGCTAGATAGGTTGGCCAAAGTCCACATCAGCaatatccggccaaaattagctggaaatgactcaattggcattaggtcaaaagatttaggactaaataggtactaataaaaatgtttaggaccaaattagcacaaatgcaatatatttaggacgattttaacacttttccccatTGATTTTATAAAATGCTAACTTGAATGAAGTAACAGCTGGCTTTTGGGGTGAAGGTTTCTTTTTAGGtgaaatatattaattttctctcttccGAAGTGGAGTTTTTGGCACAAAAATTAGTGAAGTTAAGTTACTTCATTAGAAGCGATTTTTTTGCAAGTTAGCATTATATAAAACCGATGCAGCAAGCAAGAAAATAGAactttccaagaaaaaaattctcatcCTTGCGTCTTCTTCCCTTAAATTTTGTCTTCTTGGCAAAACATTTTAAGCGCGCAAACTTGAATTTTAAGCTTGCCGCAGCTACTCCTCTTTTTTGGACAATAGTCCTAGAAAACTTTATCTCCATTCTTGTGATGTTTGGAACATAACTGATTAATCCGGTAGAAAAAGAGATCAATTAATCATTTGTAATGTCTACCTATCCCTTAATTTCGAATCAAGTGATTCATTAGATAATTCTTGAGACAAGAGATCTTATACACATTTTCTAAATGTATTTTtgtaaatagaaaattaatttaatatgggtgtattaatttaggatttttttttttttttggcagtaTAAACCCTATCCATACCAACACGAAAAGCACGTGGATCACGCAAGAAGGGCAAAGAGAAGGGCAAAGAGGCGTAGAGAAGTTAGCTGCAAATTTCCGACGTTGACCCGGGACTTCGTGCTTGGAATAAGACAAGACGTCAGGGAGCGACCCCTCACTTTGGGAAGGATCGTGGGAGCCGGTGCATTCGTCGTTTTGCATCCATTTCTGTGCCGAGCCGGTTCTATCTCGGCACAGATTCTATCTTATTGGTAAGGTCTCGTCCAAATCTGGTAAGGTCTCGTCCAAATCTAGTACGAACCAACAGCATCATCGATCGATTCGCGCGCTCAAAGGGGCGTATCGAATGTCGGATGAAAGTCTCTCTAGGCAGACTTTTTAGCAGGACACCTGGCTTAACCTCGGTCGTCAAAGGCCTCTTCTGAGGGAGAATCGGCCCCCACAATCACTTCGAGCCTGCTGCACATCTCGTCAAATGATCGAGACGGAGACGGAGAGTCAGACTTATCATCCACTTTCCCCTAGACTTGGGGAGCATATTAAAATTACCATATTTAAACAGATACCACAGTCTCGATTCATTTTCTTCGGATCTAACTTGCTCGTGACGTCTGACCTAAAAATCCcacgaaaattaatttggaattaaTATAATACGGGAGtgtcaatttaaagttttttgagaaaggaaaaataaataatttgagaaaaatacaacatgatatatcaatttgagatttttaacgATATTAACCTTATTATAAACGGCTTCTTTTATACATAACTGGTtacagaaagaaaaacagaaaaaagctTTACATAACTGGTTACAGAAAAAAGCTTAGTGCAAACTAAGGGAAAAGAACACCGAGAGCACTTTCTTACAGCGGAGACAAAGgaaataaattccaaaagataTACTAGGTATGAGCATTTTACCTTTGACAcacacatatgtatatatatataaaccaagTTTATTGGTTGGATCCAGCCACTTCACTTCAGATACTACCTCCAATTATGCAAAGGCTGCATTCAGTGATCTGGGTCACAGAAAATAGCAACACCATATAACAGAGAGAACGGAGCAGGAGCAGCAGCATGGAAATTTTAGGGCGTCAGTCCCACTGCTAGCTCCCGCAGCTCACTTGTGTAATCACTCCAACCAAATGACTTCTCAATCAGACCCTCCAGCTCAAGATAGATTCCTGTGTCATCCATTGCCAGTTCTCCTGCTTCCACATCCATCACATTGTCGCCCACGACCACGTTGTCCCCGGGGAGCTTCTCCGACATCTCATGGAAAACCGAAGGCAAATCTGACGAACTAGCTCCGGCCATCCAATCGGGTGTCTGACCCTGCACAGCCCTGAAATCTCCACCACCCATCGGAGGAGGCCACGGGTTGTGCATCTGAACGGTCTGAAAATCCACTGGCGCGACATTGTTTGGCCGAGACTCCATCTGTGCCAGATCATCACCGACTCTTGGGCAATCAACATTCGGGTTTTGAATCTTGTGATCCATTACTTCGAGCAAGCATTTGGTGACTTCACTATCGGGACTTTGCaatttgctcttcttcctcgatTCACAGGCCTCTAATTCTCTCTTCTGCCTCCTCTCTTGGATTAAATGGACAAAGTTCGAGCTTTCAGTTGCTttagagaggaggaggaacatcCGCTGACACCTGCACTCGGCATAGCGCACCCGCTCGGCGACCTGATTGATCTCATGCTGCGAGTGCTCCCGCTCTTCTCTTAGTTTCAGGATCTCGGACTTCAATGCTTCCTGGTCCTTCTTAAGCATTTCAAGTTCAGCTTCCTTTCCAGCCTCCGGGTAATCCGAAGCAACACTACTATTCGATGTTTTCGTATGTTCGCTGAGTTTGCGTCTCCTTCTTATGTTCTTCAGCAAATGCTTCTTCCCTTCCTGAAAACCTCGGTTTGCAAACTCCCATCGATCCGTATCCATCTTCCTAAAACCCTGCGACATATCTTGGATCATGATGCATGAAGAATAGGAGGAATCTGGGTTGAGGATCTTAAATTGAAACAGAAGTCCCAAAGAGGGTATGGACAATTTAATGACTCAATATCAATCCGTCAACTTCATAAATATGAAGACAAAAGTGCAGAATTATGGTTTTGGTCTTGCCCATAAAGAAGAGAAGTGTCAGAAGGCTTTACCAAAACATCGGATAGAAACAAAGCGATGGCTCAAGGAATCTCATCTTCAGCTAGAAAGTGCAAGCATCAAAACGGAAGTGCATTTCTAATCCAGTgagaagaaaaatctttaatgTGTATTCTGACGTCTTGGTTGACATGGTAGCTTCTGCAACCTACCATCACTTGAATATGATGACGGGCCATTGTCCCCTGGCCGCTGGATGCAAATTTTAGTGAACATGTGCCACATGATTCTTGATATTTCGCGTAGAATCCATGTATCCCGCCAGCCATTCCAGATTTCTTCGTTCCTTGTCCCCTAATCTAGGTAAAGCACAACTAATAACCGAGCAAGTGGGTTAAATTGAATCTCAACACGCGAGCAAAACGTGGCGAGTGTGGTCCCTTAGATCCTAGCTTCTTTGCCCCGGGGACTATCCGTCGGGACAATGAAGAGTAGCTGGATGCCCCCAAGAGGATCACACTCTGaacgacaaaaaaagaaagagagccaaaacagagtaaaaaaaaaagacacagcTGAAACAGAGtcaaaccaaaataaacataCACAGACATTATACGCATTTATACGAATAGTTTGCTCTTACCTATGGGGAAAGTTTCAAGGAAAAACATAGACAAAAAAACACAATCCCGTTCGAAGGGAATACCCACGTAAGTGTTGAGCTGCCTGACGAAGCTGCAGAAATTGGAGTGCTTGAAGTATCGAGGCAGGAGCTGCTTCGAGAACCCGTGCGGATCCCAAACCACGAAGCTGTCCCGGCTGGAACTCCACGACACCACCGGGTCCGTAATCGGGTCTGACACAATCTCGTACATCTTCCTCAGGAAGGGCGCCGGCCCCACCTCCCCCAGCCCCTGCATCGGTCTCGCCACTTCGTCCGCCGCTGCCCGCGACGAGCACGATGGCGATCCGGCAGCAGCGTCCCCTGGATCAGCAATGATCGCCACCtcctcatcttcctcttcctcttcgatCTTCACCACCTGCGCGGCCAGAGCCGAACGGGGTTCGGGCCGGGTCAGGCATGAACGCAAGGGTGGCCCGGCATCAATTTCACCATGGCCGTTGGCTAATTTTGGGGACGGAACCGAATGGGGAAGCGACCCTAGGTCGCTGCGGTCACCACCGCCAACAACAGCAACGGACGCGATCTCTTCCCGCGATCTCGCGAAAGGTTCTGCCTTTTCTAGCTCAACACTTGACTCTCGCAAGAGGGTGTCGAAAAACGACGCGCACGGTTCATCAATAAGGCTGCCTCCGGGTGGCGCCGTCGTCATCTTGACCTCGAGTTCGAGGACGAAGGCGGAGATGGTACGAGAAATTTTCGAGCGATTCTactaagggagagagagggagacaggCGTCGAGACTGTCGAGTGTTGAGTGAGAGGGGAGGGGATGGGTATCCGGCATTATATACGTGGGAAAAAGTCCATCAAGTGTTGCCACGTCTCTCCTCTTTCTGGCTTCTCCGCAAGTTTTGGGCTCCTACCGTACGTGAATAGCCTGGTAACGATTACGGACCGTTGGATCTGATTCAGAATGAACCTGGTCCGAGGAGGGGGGACGCCCTTTTCCCCTAGTGGGTCCCATGCGCGAGTGCCACGTTTCGATCTGCTGCTTGTCCGTCTCAGCAATTCCACTTGGCTTGTGTGAATGGCGTTTTCATTGCACATGACATACAACGCATCGAAAGAGACGGTTCATCGGTAAGGCTGCCTCCGGGTGGCGCCGTCGTCATCTTGACCTCAGAGTTCGAGGACAAAGGCGGAGATGGCACGAGAAATTTTCGAGCGATTCtattgagggagagagagggagacaggCGTCCAGACTGTCGAGTGCCTGAGCGACAggggaggagaaaatattgggtggtccgggaccgccacgtcagcgtggtcccggaccactcatatGGCGCCACATATGAGGAGAggggacaaaagagagaaagaggagagagagcgtcagagaaGTGGGCCCCAGTTTTCATCCTTTGTCTGGCTTCCCCATACACGTGGCGCCGTGTGAGTGGTCCcagaccacccaatattttttcGACAGGGGAGGGGATGGGTATCATTATATACGTGGGAAAAAGTCCATTAAGTGTTGCCACGTCTCTCCTCTTTTTGGCTTCTCCGCAAGTTTTGGGCCCCTACTGTACGTGAATAGCCTGGTAACGATTACGGACCGTTGGATCTGATTCAGAATGAACCTGGTCCGAGGACGGGGGACGCCCTTTCGCCTAGTGGGTCCCATGCGCGAGTGCCACGTTTCGATCTGCTGCTTGTCCGTCTCAGCAATTCCACTTGGCTTGTGTGAATGGCGTTTTCATTGCACATGACATACAACGCATCGACCAGCGAATTGGAACTGGAGGGATAGCGATACTTTGAAAAATATGGAAGCTAGATGTACCATGATGAAGTTGCAAACGTAAACACTGACGTGCAAGGGTTCCCGGTCAAAAAAATGGGAAAGATaatttattaaaagtaaaacAATGAGAAAGTTGCCAACCTCAAAATTTCAGGATAATACCATACAACATTTTAGGATTccatgtaaaaatatttagaaaaataatgaattcctttttaaaataactcatttttcatTATAATATTTGTTTCTTATGGTTACCATCAGGCGTCGACGAGAGAGATATTATTACCCTATAAATTCTTaacttatttctttctcattaaataaataagtattttttttataatttatctatttttagaTCCCTAATTTGGCTTTactatttacaaaaaaatctcatatcATTTGTCAATAGAATTTCAATGGACTTCATACTTCATAGTATCGATTTAAGTTTTTGACTTGAACTTTTTAATGCGGTGTTATAGTGTCGGGTTTTCCCTCATTTTATTTCGCTTGTACAAATATACCAGTACTTGTCCGATGAGTTTTAGTGCACACCATATCCCCGTTGTGGCCCGCTTTTCATCGCTTGAAATTTTGTGCATGGCTTTTTTACTTCTAAAACGATCTATGGCGTCGTCCGAGGTTGGGTTGAACGATGAATGTCGGGTTGCTAACGTTGATGTGGTCCGATGAaagagagctagagagagacgCATGAAGATGGGATCAAGCCGCCCAATGAACGAGCTCAAAGGCGGTGCATTCGCAGGAGCACTAAAAGACAAAAGATCCAAAGGTCGGGGAAGGAACAGTCGAAAAGTAGTTCCCTTCCTCCTAAGATGTTCGCCAAGGTTTTGGGGGAAGGGAGATGGACGATGGGATCAAGCCGCCCAATGAACGAGCTCAAAGGTGGTGCATTCGCAGGAGCACTAAAAGACAAAAGATCCAAAGGTCGGGCAAGGAACAGTCGAAAAGCAGTCCCCTTTTTCCGTAAGATGTTCGCCAAGGTTTTGGGGGAAGGGAGATGGACTGCTGGTACCGGTTTGGATAGCCTAATTATCGCTTTAATGCGCGTTATCCACACGTGGGCCAATCATCATCTGCTTTCGTTGTCACTTTGATTTGTCTTTTGCTTCACTTGCGTTCTTGCATTGACGTGACAACTAGAAACCCCCGGAAAAAACTACGATTACTTGCATGTGGTCAAGCTTTCTTAAAACAGACGATCAATCCCACATAAGGTGAATTGAAATCAAAGGTCAAAGCAAACCCTAATATATCATAACCTCATAAAACCAAAATCGTGCACTATCTTGCAGAAAGATTGGACCAATTCGGAAATTCCAATTGTCTGTTCAAAcctcttctttgttctttggTTTCTCTTTCATGAGTTTGGCCGTGACGTGATAATGCTTAGCAAGAAAAATTAGGAATATTGACTAGACAGTAACATCCTTGCACTTTCCTCGTGTGGAAACGATGGAAGCAAGCTTATTTTCGCTACGAGGAAACACTCGGTCAAAGTCATTCGAAAGGGTTTAATATAACCCACAATCTAAATTATAAGAAAGCTAATTTCGAAGCATAGTGTACTACATTAGGAGTCTGAaaatctttccttccttttgcggCTTCAAACATGGGTATTTGTAAGGTTTGCATTTGAATTCAGAGGATCTTCTTTGTGCCATTTGGTTGCTTACCGTGTTTGCACACCAATGCACCTCGCATATTCCAACATTTCCCTCTGATGCTCCAACCGGTATTGTAGATTGATTGTAAGGATTCAACAATTTTGTGTCCAGTCCCCACATCATTCATTGTGAAACTTATAAAATCCATGTGTGATCAGACTCCAATGAGGAAAAACAATTTACGCAACCATAAATTTCTTAATTGTTGACAAACAGCTAGACTCGCATGAAATACTGGCTTCCTTTCAATTAGCTAAGCTGACGATAGCACAAAAGGCGAAGCCAGTTATGTTATGGTAATATATTTCAATGTTTTTAGTGCTTTGATGGAATGTGTCATTATGTGATATTTAGATAGCACTTCAGTTGTCGCAATAATGACTTTTCCGCTATTACGACACACTCCAATATCTTCTCATAGCTATTACAACCATAGTAACTACGATGTGATATTAGCAATAGCTTGATATTCTGTTTTTGTACTAGAGTGACCAACAATGGTATGTTTTTCTGCTAAACCATGAAATAAGTGAgtttccaaaaaagaaatagcaGTTCATAGTGGAGCAACAATTTTGAGGGTCACTACCCCAGTCAATGTCATGATAAGCTATCAAATCCAAGATAGAAGGAGTAGAAAATTGAAGGTTGTGAAATAATGTATCCATGACATAGCGAAGAATTCGAGGACTACAACAAAATGGGTTGCACGGGGTGCGGTCATGTACTGACTAACATATAAACAACATGGGCAATGTTAGGTTGAGTGAAACTGAGATATAAAAGACCACCAACCAACTGTTGATAGAGTGTAAGATTCTAAAGAGGAGTCTCCACATTGGCATCAAACGTGGCTTATGTCTCAATAAGAGTTGTAGCGACTTTGTTGTCATTAAGTGTGGctcgaggaaaaaaaaaatcagttgcATATTTTGCTTGTGAGAAATAATTACtagagaaatcaaaattaaccTCATGCCTAAAAAGTAGTTGAGTCACCTAGAGGTGatcggttccaaggtgggatgGTTCCAAAGCTAGAACCTGGAACATACTCTGTTATAACtggttcttaattttttgatctTGGAACTTACCTTGTTTGCTTGGAGCTGTATTTGGAACCTGCCTTGTTTTTTGGGTCTCATTCCAAAGTCCACCCAAGagcctatgtttttttttttttttttttcattccttttttttggttcatttttttacAACAAAATCATATGAGGTAATGAGTGACAAAATGATTCAAAGTGATAGATGAACAACAAAAATCCctattcacaaaaaaaaaaaaaaaaacaataatctATAAGATGAACACGTAGTCATGTACAATTATAAACAATAATTTTCAAACGTGTAACATAAAACACAAATTATGAAACTCTGTTGCACATTCATCCATAAAGTTTAGGGGAAGGGGACAGACCAACAAGGAGTTCCAAGAATGACGAATGACAATTGAGTGGTGAAGTTAGAATTTAGGGgaaacaaattagggttttagCTTTTTAACTTATAAAACTAAATCAAAAATTGGTTCCAAAGCAGGGTGGTTTGGTTCAACTCCTGGATGGGTATTTACTTAGAACCTACTCCCGAACAAGTTTcaaccggttccaaaaatttggaaactaTTCCCAGACCGGTTCCAACGGGATACAAATCCTAAACTTGTTTTTTGTGCGGTCCGGTCTGGTTTGGTTGCACACTccaaattataataaaaaatattttcacaattaTGAAAGTAAGCTTGCTCTTGTAAGCAATTTGTATTTTCCTAAACTTTTCGCTTCAAATTTGTCGCACATCTTGTCAAAAGAAATGACGggactttggaattattcaTATTGCCAGAGACTAGGGAGAATATTAGTTCTCTTAAGAGATTTACTTGGAAAGCTGAGAACGCacttatttcatgaaaaaaaaattatttaaaaaattctttttttaaag
This genomic stretch from Eucalyptus grandis isolate ANBG69807.140 chromosome 3, ASM1654582v1, whole genome shotgun sequence harbors:
- the LOC104438090 gene encoding heat stress transcription factor A-2, giving the protein MTTAPPGGSLIDEPCASFFDTLLRESSVELEKAEPFARSREEIASVAVVGGGDRSDLGSLPHSVPSPKLANGHGEIDAGPPLRSCLTRPEPRSALAAQVVKIEEEEEDEEVAIIADPGDAAAGSPSCSSRAAADEVARPMQGLGEVGPAPFLRKMYEIVSDPITDPVVSWSSSRDSFVVWDPHGFSKQLLPRYFKHSNFCSFVRQLNTYGFRKMDTDRWEFANRGFQEGKKHLLKNIRRRRKLSEHTKTSNSSVASDYPEAGKEAELEMLKKDQEALKSEILKLREEREHSQHEINQVAERVRYAECRCQRMFLLLSKATESSNFVHLIQERRQKRELEACESRKKSKLQSPDSEVTKCLLEVMDHKIQNPNVDCPRVGDDLAQMESRPNNVAPVDFQTVQMHNPWPPPMGGGDFRAVQGQTPDWMAGASSSDLPSVFHEMSEKLPGDNVVVGDNVMDVEAGELAMDDTGIYLELEGLIEKSFGWSDYTSELRELAVGLTP